The genomic segment CAATTTGTCTATGAGGGTACATTTGCGGGTACATTCTTACCCCAAAAAACCTTGTACCCTCAATAACGATTTTAGAGGTATACATCATGGCCCTGACGGACATTAAAGTGCGGTCGGCAAAGCCTGAGGCAAAAGCGTATAAGCTTACTGATGGCGATGGCATGTTTCTTCTGGTTCATCCTAATGGATCCAAGTACTGGCGTTTACGTTATCGTTTTGGTGGTAAAGAAAAGACACTGGCTTTAGGCGTTTATCCTGAGGTTTCTTTAGCGGATGCTCGTCAGAAACGAGATGAAGCCAGAAAGCTGGTTGCTGTAGGTACAGACCCAAATGAGCATAAAAGAGCCGTAAAAGCTGAGTTAGAGGATGAAGCTAAGACTTTTGAAGCTGTAGCCAGAGCCTGGCACTCTGAGAACAAGAAATGGTCAGCTCTACATAGTGAGCGCATCTTGAAAGGGCTTGAAGAGCACCTTTTTCCCTCACTCGGTAATATCCACATTGCCGATCTCAAAACTAAAGACTTACTTGCACCGATAAAATTTGTTGAACGTTCTGGGTGTTTAGAAGTTGCTATGCGCTTAAAGCAACGAACAACAGCAATTATGACTTATGCTGTACAGAACGGGTTGATCGACTATAACCCAGCTCAGGATATGGCTGGCGCAATTATCTCAGGTAAGGTTACTCATAGGCCTGCTTTACCACTCGACCGTCTTCCTGAGCTTTTGGAGAGGATTGATAAGTATAAAGGGAGAGAGTTTACTAAATGGGCTATCAAGCTTTCCCTATTATTGTTTATCCGGTCCAGTGAACTCCGTTTTGCCCGCTGGCCTGAAATAGATTTTGATCGTGCTTTATGGACAATCCCTGCCGAGCGTGAGCCTCTCCCAGGCGTTAAGTTTTCAGAGCGAGGCTCGAAAATGCATACGCCACACCTTGTACCGCTTAGTCGTCAGGCACTGGAAATACTGAAGAAAATCCATGAAGTAAGTGGTCACTGTGAATTAGTCTTTATCGGCGATCATTCTGTTCATAAGCCGATGAGTGAAGGGACAGTAAATAAAGCACTGCAAAACATGGGTTACGATACAAAAACAGAAATCTGTGGGCATGGTTTCCGTACAATGGCTTGTAGTTCACTGATTGAATCGGGATTGTGGTCCAGGGATGCGGTAGAGCGGCAGATGAGCCATCAAGAGCGTAACGGGGTTCGTGCAGCTTATATTCATAAGGCTGAACATTTGGAGGAACGGCGATTGATGGTGCAATGGTGGGCGGATTTTTTGGATGTGAATCGAAAGAAAGAAACTAGTCCATTCGAATTCGCTAAATTGACCTGACTAACTAAACAGTAAATTTTATCTAAATCAAGAGGTGGCCTGTGCTGCCTTTTTTTTATTCATAACCAAATATACGAATAAGAAGCATTTATGAAATTGAAATCTACTCGACTAAAGAGAAAAGTTCCACACTTAACTATTACCTGTGATTTACCGATTTTTAAACCTTTTATTACGCTATTGGCCAACGTTATTGAACAACACCATAAGGTCTTTAGCATAACGCTCAATTACAGCAATCCGGACTATACGGCAAAATCGGGCGGTTACCGCCCTGTTGAGATTAGACTAGAAAGGAAACAGGATAATCGCTGGCATATTTGTTACGTCACTGAGTTTACCTATATACCAACACCATTTGGCCTCGAATCAACTTACGCCATTGATTTTGACTTTAGCCGGAGCATCGGTTACCAATTAGGTATGACTTCGGAACCTATTGCTGCCTACGGGCCGCTGTTCAGCCTCTGGCAACGTAACTTCTGTCGTTACCATTCATATGATACCTATCAGTGCAAAATCAGTATTGAGGAAGCATAAAGTACGTATAAACTTCTTTCATAATGCTCTATGAAAATGGCAGGTTGCATAACTAACCCATGTTCAGTAACTGAGCTTATTATCTTTTCTACAGCATTAGTTACTGACCATCATTTAATGCACCTAAGTCCGGTTAAAAGCACAATAATATCTTTTTTATTTATATAACACTTGGCTCTGCAAACTCCACTAACGCCAGAAGTTCGGTTATCACCAAAGTCGTGAACTACATCTAATATTTTCAATTTAAAATATCCTTATACTCATTGAAATGGACTTTTAATTTGAGCTAGACAAACTCGTATTTCAACCGCATACCGCATGAATTAAACGATATCAACTTTTGGCATAAAACGGTCAAACTGAAAAGTCGTCAGGTCTGCAATGAACGAGAAGCTGACTAGTATCCCGAGATTAAGGCTGTAGTGTCATAATGAATATTTTATAAGCAAATACGCCATTGACAGTGAGGGAGCAGATCAAGGCCAATTAATTTATATTTAAACAATGTCTTGATTTGATATCTTCTTTAAGTAACATTTTTGCTTATCCCTCCTTCTATAGATGAAAATTCAGATGAAAAGAATTGATTTCGCACGTAATGACAAAGACCTCTATCCCGTGTTGCAACAGGCCTCCTCTGATGAAAAAGCTTTCCTAGCTGAAATTATTGCAGGTAAACACTCTTCCAACATAGATAAAAACGAACGTGATGCTCTGAAGCTGGCTATCGAATTACAAAGTATGGGTGGTGATAGTTTGATGAACTTGTTTCGTCAGCGTGGAGTCGGTTACCGTGAGATTGTTGCCGATGTTGCCGGTAAAGTTGGTGTAAAAATTGACTTGCAAGGCGACATCATAAAGATAGAAGAATTGATCGCTGAAAAAGTGATTGAGGGCTATAAGGAAAAACTTTCAGAAAAAGAACGAGATGAGTTTGAAAAGGTACTTCGGGAATGTTTTGAAGACCAGAATCTGGCAAT from the Limnobaculum zhutongyuii genome contains:
- a CDS encoding DUF2787 family protein, which encodes MKLKSTRLKRKVPHLTITCDLPIFKPFITLLANVIEQHHKVFSITLNYSNPDYTAKSGGYRPVEIRLERKQDNRWHICYVTEFTYIPTPFGLESTYAIDFDFSRSIGYQLGMTSEPIAAYGPLFSLWQRNFCRYHSYDTYQCKISIEEA
- a CDS encoding tyrosine-type recombinase/integrase, whose amino-acid sequence is MALTDIKVRSAKPEAKAYKLTDGDGMFLLVHPNGSKYWRLRYRFGGKEKTLALGVYPEVSLADARQKRDEARKLVAVGTDPNEHKRAVKAELEDEAKTFEAVARAWHSENKKWSALHSERILKGLEEHLFPSLGNIHIADLKTKDLLAPIKFVERSGCLEVAMRLKQRTTAIMTYAVQNGLIDYNPAQDMAGAIISGKVTHRPALPLDRLPELLERIDKYKGREFTKWAIKLSLLLFIRSSELRFARWPEIDFDRALWTIPAEREPLPGVKFSERGSKMHTPHLVPLSRQALEILKKIHEVSGHCELVFIGDHSVHKPMSEGTVNKALQNMGYDTKTEICGHGFRTMACSSLIESGLWSRDAVERQMSHQERNGVRAAYIHKAEHLEERRLMVQWWADFLDVNRKKETSPFEFAKLT